A window of the Eremothecium cymbalariae DBVPG#7215 chromosome 5, complete sequence genome harbors these coding sequences:
- a CDS encoding uncharacterized protein (similar to Ashbya gossypii ADR385W), whose protein sequence is MPKRVIEIEEETSRNKRSVDIDAKIVGGYEGYVPEERETEIDEIDEPLSEQEMLNFHKSYVVGRKPCKIRIRNNRGYDWQKLSSGTLLETLSGEQLLQVEQKVDGGFGSGKKRLKMTLKEFIERLSGGDNELYLTTQYIEDDLEQESEEDESDFSVASKCSRADAEGTEIEANPDDTDNEGDNSETFITAIENISGEGDGGDGGDDDASSDTDDIDGIKDDYDALFSTEEPIAQLSTGPLHVEEANQRVRELYQAPLTSVIHSLPPPVPEFLPYLLPQQINLWVGRISPSVENHVTMEKYNPSDPRLGFGSHLPSGGTSSGLHHDHADNLYIPIEGHKCFTLFSPADAIKMYTKGDVCSVLKTGIINYQRNENAPLWRELREDGAIVAEVAAHRLKMEADSLSPTEKEQLQAIVDKDEEEPKVTENVDPPHFSHIPVAAVHVNEMKDLKLQNDVKQEIERRWPLFSKANRITVNLRPGEMLWLPAGWFHEVTSFGSNKNNFHVAANYWFIPPNGPSIDTPYPLKDKYWPLDYERTKASLHYYRSNHLHDVPAQGPASNFM, encoded by the coding sequence ATGCCAAAAAGAGTTATAGAAATAGAAGAGGAGACTTCTAGGAATAAGAGATCCGTCGACATCGATGCAAAGATTGTTGGTGGATACGAAGGTTATGTTCCAGAAGAGCGGGAAACAGAGATAGACGAGATAGACGAACCTTTAAGCGAACAAGAAATGCTAAATTTTCACAAGTCGTATGTTGTTGGGCGCAAGCCTTGTAAGATCAGAATACGGAACAATAGGGGGTACGACTGGCAAAAGTTAAGTAGTGGCACACTTTTAGAGACGCTTTCTGGAGAGCAGCTGTTACAAGTTGAGCAAAAAGTAGATGGTGGTTTTGGCAGTGGGAAAAAGCGGTTAAAGATGACATTGAAGGAATTTATAGAACGGCTAAGTGGAGGAGATAATGAACTTTACCTCACTACACAATACATTGAAGATGATCTAGAACAGGAATCTGAGGAAGATGAGAGTGATTTTTCTGTGGCTTCCAAATGTAGTAGAGCAGACGCCGAAGGCACTGAAATTGAAGCCAATCCTGATGACACAGATAATGAGGGGGATAACAGTGAGACTTTCATCACTgctattgaaaatattagTGGAGAAGGCGACGGTGGCGACGGTGGCGACGATGACGCCAGTAGCGATAcagatgatattgatgGCATAAAAGATGATTACGATGCCCTTTTCTCAACAGAAGAACCAATTGCACAACTCTCTACAGGCCCACTTCACGTGGAAGAGGCAAATCAGCGTGTCAGGGAGCTCTATCAGGCGCCGCTAACATCTGTGATTCACAGCTTGCCCCCGCCGGTACCGGAATTTCTACCCTATCTCTTGCCTCAACAAATCAACTTGTGGGTTGGACGCATTTCCCCTTCTGTGGAAAATCATGTTACTATGGAGAAATATAACCCCTCAGATCCACGGCTTGGGTTCGGCAGTCATCTCCCTAGCGGTGGTACTTCTTCCGGACTTCACCACGATCACGCAGACAATCTATACATCCCAATTGAGGGTCATAAATGCTTCACACTTTTTTCCCCAGCTGACGCAATCAAAATGTACACCAAGGGTGATGTCTGCTCTGTTTTGAAAACAGGTATCATTAATTACCAACGGAATGAGAATGCCCCATTGTGGAGAGAACTACGGGAAGATGGCGCCATTGTAGCAGAAGTTGCTGCACATAGACTAAAAATGGAAGCAGATTCCTTGTCACcaacagaaaaagaacaacTTCAAGCTATTgttgataaagatgaagaagagcCGAAGGTGACTGAAAATGTAGACCCCCCTCACTTCTCTCACATCCCCGTTGCTGCCGTTCATGTGAATGAGATGAAGGACctaaaacttcaaaatgatGTAAAGCAAGAAATTGAAAGGCGTTGGCCGCTCTTCAGCAAGGCAAACAGGATTACTGTTAACTTACGCCCAGGAGAAATGCTTTGGTTGCCCGCTGGCTGGTTCCATGAGGTTACCTCTTTTGGTagcaacaaaaataacTTCCACGTTGCTGCAAATTACTGGTTTATACCACCGAATGGTCCATCTATAGACACCCCTTACCCTCTTAAGGATAAATATTGGCCCTTGGACTATGAACGCACAAAAGCCTCCTTGCATTATTACCGTAGCAATCATCTCCATGATGTACCTGCTCAGGGACCCGCAAGTAATTTTATGTAG
- the CYC3 gene encoding holocytochrome c synthase CYC3 (similar to Ashbya gossypii ADR382W): protein MGWFWADSSVRERGGSESVEESAVSGCPVIHSNSKTASGYPVVKEGTPAESSSCPVIHQGGQNVGLNPLNNVPSFISDRKQPGQKLDLPTCRTTSSIPKGSCDQMGKEEFWEYPSPQQMYNAMVRKGKVDPNTGEEIPEDAVESMVFVHNYLNEGCWEEILDWEKPHIEATARYPKLLKFMGKPSQVTPRARWYHLLGTLFPSKFCGELPFDRHDWIVLRPDPMSTDTENPGYRKVRYVIDFYGGPDDEEGLPTFNLDVRPALDNLGNAKDRFNRWVKPIWDEYFPDNKQ, encoded by the coding sequence ATGGGTTGGTTTTGGGCAGATTCCAGTGTTAGAGAACGTGGTGGCAGCGAAAGCGTGGAGGAAAGTGCAGTTTCTGGTTGTCCGGTTATACATAGCAATTCTAAGACAGCATCTGGATATCCAGTGGTTAAAGAAGGTACGCCAGCTGAGAGTTCGAGCTGCCCTGTGATCCATCAGGGGGGGCAAAACGTGGGGTTAAACCCTCTAAACAATGTGCCTAGTTTTATATCGGACAGGAAGCAGCCTGGCCAAAAGCTTGATTTACCGACATGCCGTACTACAAGCAGCATTCCAAAGGGTTCTTGTGATCAGATGGGCAAGGAAGAGTTCTGGGAGTATCCATCTCCGCAACAGATGTACAACGCCATGGTTCGCAAGGGCAAAGTAGACCCTAACACTGGGGAGGAGATTCCTGAGGATGCTGTTGAGTCGATGGTGTTCGTCCACAACTATTTGAACGAGGGTTGCTGGGAGGAAATATTAGACTGGGAGAAGCCCCATATAGAGGCTACTGCCAGGTACCCTAAACTGTTGAAGTTCATGGGGAAACCAAGTCAGGTTACTCCAAGAGCACGCTGGTACCATCTACTGGGCACTTTGTTCCCAAGTAAATTTTGCGGTGAACTGCCCTTCGATAGACATGACTGGATCGTTTTGAGGCCCGATCCTATGTCAACGGATACAGAGAACCCGGGTTACCGCAAAGTGCGGTACGTCATAGATTTCTACGGCGGTCCTGATGACGAAGAGGGATTACCTACATTCAACTTGGATGTGAGACCAGCGTTGGATAATTTGGGTAATGCGAAAGATCGGTTTAACCGGTGGGTGAAGCCCATTTGGGATGAATATTTCCCTGACAACAAGCAATAA